In Haloarcula rubripromontorii, the sequence CGGCGGCGAAGAGGTCGACGTCGAGGAAGGTTTCTTCGAAAAGCTGAAGAACTCGCTGTAGTCAGCCGTCACTCTCCGACGTCTCGCTTGCTCCGGATTGGCCCTCGTATTTCGTAAGCGCCGACGAAAGCGCGGCATCGGCGTCGATATCGAGTTGCACGCACAGCGCGAGGAGTGCAAATAGAGCGTCGCCGAGTTCCTCCTCCCGTACCGACAGTGCGGCCGAATCAGTACCGTAGCCGGTCGTCTCGTTGACTGTGGCCGCAATATCCCCGAGTTCAGTCACTACATCGAGCAGTCGGTAGGCGGGCGG encodes:
- a CDS encoding nucleotide pyrophosphohydrolase, producing the protein MKRQQQIADVLSQSDIDTPPAYRLLDVVTELGDIAATVNETTGYGTDSAALSVREEELGDALFALLALCVQLDIDADAALSSALTKYEGQSGASETSESDG